A DNA window from Deinococcus multiflagellatus contains the following coding sequences:
- the pckA gene encoding phosphoenolpyruvate carboxykinase (ATP), producing MSLTAPNPLADLGIKTTVHLNPGVDELYAHAIRLGEGVQAACGPLTVRTNKTGRSPKDRFIVEDEQTRDTVWWGGFNTPIGADVFDRLLDKMTRYAADKELFVQQVYAGTDPRYRIGCRMVTEMAYHSLFIRNMFVRPSEAERANFHEDWTVLNIPSFKADPATDGTRSDTFIIVNFTRKMIIAGGTQYAGENKKGIFGVLNYLLPAQGVMPMHCSANVGADGDVALFFGLSGTGKTTLSADPSRKLIGDDEHGWTDTGIFNFEGGCYAKVINLNPEAEPAIYQTTRTYGTVLENVVLDGSGLPDLNDGSLTENTRSAYPIDQIANVQPGSIAGHPKNIVFLTADAYGVLPPISRLSPEQTMYQFISGFTAKIPGTEDGVTEPSPTFSTCFGAPFMPRHPGEYARLLAQKVQESGARVWLVNTGWTGGKYGTGKRMSIAHTRAMLSAALSGALDGVAFEKEPFFGLEIPTEVPGVPAAVLNPRDAWSDQAAYDETARKLARMFRENFGRFEDGVDPAVTASMPNPDA from the coding sequence ATGAGCCTGACCGCCCCCAATCCCCTGGCCGATCTCGGCATCAAAACAACGGTGCATCTGAATCCTGGCGTGGACGAGCTGTATGCCCACGCCATTCGTCTGGGCGAAGGCGTGCAGGCCGCCTGCGGGCCGCTGACCGTGCGCACGAACAAAACCGGCCGCAGCCCCAAGGACCGTTTTATCGTGGAAGACGAGCAAACACGGGATACGGTGTGGTGGGGCGGCTTTAACACCCCTATTGGCGCGGACGTGTTTGACCGCCTGCTGGACAAGATGACCCGCTACGCGGCCGACAAAGAACTGTTTGTGCAGCAGGTGTACGCGGGCACTGATCCCCGCTACCGCATTGGCTGCCGCATGGTCACCGAGATGGCCTACCACTCGCTGTTTATTCGCAACATGTTTGTGCGGCCCAGCGAGGCAGAGCGGGCGAACTTCCACGAGGACTGGACGGTGCTGAATATTCCGTCGTTCAAGGCCGACCCGGCCACCGACGGCACCCGCAGCGACACCTTCATCATCGTGAATTTCACGCGCAAGATGATCATTGCGGGCGGCACCCAGTACGCGGGCGAGAACAAGAAGGGCATTTTCGGCGTGCTGAACTACCTGTTGCCGGCCCAGGGCGTGATGCCCATGCACTGCTCGGCCAATGTGGGGGCAGACGGCGATGTGGCGCTGTTCTTCGGCCTCAGCGGCACCGGCAAGACCACCCTCTCGGCCGACCCCAGCCGCAAGCTGATTGGTGACGACGAGCACGGCTGGACCGACACCGGCATCTTCAACTTTGAGGGCGGCTGCTACGCCAAGGTGATCAACCTGAACCCGGAAGCCGAGCCGGCCATCTACCAGACCACGCGCACCTACGGCACAGTGCTGGAAAACGTGGTGCTGGACGGCAGCGGCCTGCCCGACCTGAACGACGGCAGCCTGACCGAGAACACCCGCAGCGCCTACCCCATTGACCAGATTGCCAACGTGCAACCCGGCAGCATCGCCGGGCACCCCAAGAACATCGTGTTCCTGACCGCCGACGCTTACGGGGTGCTGCCGCCCATCTCGCGCCTGAGCCCGGAACAGACGATGTACCAGTTCATCAGCGGCTTTACCGCCAAGATTCCCGGCACCGAAGACGGCGTAACCGAGCCCAGCCCCACCTTCAGCACCTGCTTCGGCGCGCCCTTCATGCCCCGCCACCCCGGCGAGTACGCCCGCCTGCTGGCCCAGAAGGTGCAGGAGAGCGGCGCCCGCGTGTGGCTGGTGAACACCGGCTGGACCGGCGGCAAGTACGGCACCGGCAAACGCATGAGCATTGCCCACACCCGCGCCATGCTGAGCGCGGCGCTCTCCGGGGCACTGGACGGGGTGGCCTTCGAGAAAGAGCCTTTCTTCGGCCTGGAAATCCCCACCGAGGTGCCGGGTGTGCCTGCCGCCGTGCTGAATCCCCGCGACGCCTGGAGCGATCAGGCGGCCTACGACGAAACCGCCCGCAAGCTGGCGCGGATGTTCCGCGAGAACTTTGGACGCTTTGAAGATGGTGTGGACCCGGCGGTGACCGCCAGCATGCCCAACCCCGACGCGTAA
- a CDS encoding ABC transporter permease subunit, producing MTTTLSARAARRAAPAPQGTRGFLLAVLILVTLLGASVLLGWFLSLLTAQVVPGAPAYLILVWSLLALVVLAPLTYNTFPWIGSWFYLLPALVFVLAFTVFPVILTINYAFTNYSGQNSGSPDSAARTAATLSADRRVLTLPELGEETAAQFLRCKAPTCAGDTIVLYDEEASTPVRQKVASVEGGRVTLSAPVPETLAVTQATRINRYGYVGLANFQEIFSKASRALWPVFLWTVIFAFSTVVINALAGLILGILLYNKNLKGRNIYRTLLFLPWAIPAVISVQMWVALFNQQFGIVNKSLGLLGIVAIPWLNDPLWAKISILLVNLWLGFPYMMTATISALSTINDDLYEAASIDGASRWQQITGITLPLLRTSFTPILLSGFAFNFNNFGIIYLLTAGGPAQEGRESTAQSTDILLSWGYNTAFVSSGGQNFALASAIALIIFFLTLAISVVNFKAAGVFEEARK from the coding sequence ATGACCACGACGCTGTCTGCCCGCGCTGCCCGGCGCGCCGCCCCGGCCCCACAGGGCACGCGCGGCTTCCTTCTGGCTGTGCTGATTCTGGTGACCCTGCTGGGCGCCAGCGTGCTGCTTGGCTGGTTTCTTTCGCTGCTGACCGCCCAGGTGGTGCCCGGCGCCCCCGCCTACCTGATTCTGGTGTGGTCGCTGCTGGCCCTGGTGGTGCTCGCGCCGCTGACCTACAACACCTTTCCCTGGATCGGCTCGTGGTTTTACCTGCTGCCCGCGCTGGTGTTCGTGCTGGCCTTTACGGTGTTTCCGGTCATCCTGACCATCAATTACGCCTTTACCAATTACAGCGGCCAGAACAGCGGCAGCCCCGACAGCGCGGCGCGCACGGCCGCCACCCTCAGCGCCGACCGCCGCGTGCTGACCCTCCCCGAGCTGGGTGAAGAAACGGCGGCGCAGTTCCTGCGGTGTAAGGCCCCCACCTGCGCCGGGGACACCATCGTGCTCTACGACGAGGAAGCCTCGACCCCCGTGCGGCAGAAGGTGGCCAGCGTGGAGGGTGGCCGCGTGACCCTCAGCGCCCCCGTGCCTGAGACCCTGGCCGTGACCCAGGCCACCCGCATCAACCGCTACGGGTACGTGGGGCTGGCCAACTTTCAGGAGATCTTCAGCAAGGCCAGCCGCGCCCTGTGGCCGGTGTTTCTGTGGACAGTGATCTTCGCTTTCAGCACGGTGGTGATCAACGCGCTGGCCGGGCTGATTCTGGGCATCCTGCTGTACAACAAGAACCTTAAGGGCCGCAATATTTACCGCACGCTGCTGTTCCTGCCGTGGGCCATTCCAGCGGTGATCAGCGTGCAGATGTGGGTGGCGCTGTTTAACCAGCAGTTCGGCATTGTGAACAAGTCGCTGGGGCTCCTGGGCATCGTGGCGATTCCCTGGCTGAACGATCCGCTGTGGGCCAAGATCAGCATTCTGCTGGTCAACCTGTGGCTGGGCTTTCCGTACATGATGACCGCCACCATCAGCGCCCTGAGCACCATCAACGACGACCTCTATGAGGCCGCCAGCATTGACGGGGCCAGCCGCTGGCAGCAGATCACCGGCATTACCCTGCCGCTGCTGCGCACCTCGTTCACGCCCATTCTGCTCTCGGGTTTTGCCTTTAACTTCAACAACTTCGGCATTATTTACCTGCTCACGGCGGGCGGCCCCGCCCAGGAAGGCCGCGAAAGCACCGCCCAGAGCACCGACATCCTGCTCTCGTGGGGGTACAACACCGCCTTCGTGTCCAGTGGCGGGCAGAACTTCGCCCTGGCGAGCGCCATCGCCCTGATCATCTTTTTCCTGACCCTGGCGATCAGCGTGGTGAACTTCAAGGCCGCCGGGGTGTTCGAGGAGGCCCGCAAATGA
- a CDS encoding Rrf2 family transcriptional regulator produces MRLSATDVYAFQALGFLGAQLPERWVSSEEISEATGVHRPYLVRILAALSAKGVVKSKKGIGGGYALARKPQLISLCEVVRAIDGPVAPLSCISLNWHEPCVEEARCHVRNTVYTRMRDAMLGVLQEFSVQDLVTDARQGVSYGHCLGHLLKPNA; encoded by the coding sequence ATGCGGCTGTCCGCCACCGATGTCTACGCCTTTCAGGCGCTGGGATTCCTGGGCGCCCAGCTCCCCGAACGCTGGGTGTCCAGCGAGGAGATCAGCGAGGCCACGGGCGTGCACCGGCCCTACCTGGTGCGCATTCTGGCGGCCCTGAGCGCCAAGGGCGTGGTGAAAAGCAAAAAGGGGATTGGCGGCGGCTACGCACTGGCGCGCAAGCCCCAGCTGATCAGCCTGTGCGAGGTCGTGCGCGCCATAGACGGCCCGGTGGCGCCGCTGTCGTGTATCAGCCTCAACTGGCACGAACCCTGTGTGGAAGAGGCCCGCTGCCACGTGCGCAACACCGTCTACACCCGCATGCGCGACGCCATGCTGGGCGTGTTGCAGGAATTCAGCGTGCAGGACCTCGTGACCGATGCCCGCCAGGGCGTCAGTTACGGCCACTGCCTGGGTCACCTGCTCAAGCCCAACGCTTAG
- a CDS encoding sugar ABC transporter substrate-binding protein, giving the protein MKKALTILSLALLGQASAATITVWTHFGDQELGWLRAQAAQFKAKTGHTVNLVSVPFDQIPDKLIQSAPKGQGPDLVTTLPQDRLGQLAAAGVIEPMDKYVTSRTDYDRTALNAMTYQGKLFGIPMFAEAVAVLYNKKLVPTAPTTWAQFLATAQKNSGNGKFGYLADLSNAYMQYGIISAYGGYVFKNNGGTLNVKDVGLSNAGADKASAFLNDLRYKYNLVPEGVDGGAAKSAFVDGRLAMYLTGPWDMGDIKKAGIDYGIMNFPTPPGATGKWSPFVGVQGTMMNAYSKQKAVAAQFAKQISGSDAQVAFNKAGGRIPVSLSARTKLKADPVVVGFGRAISAGTPMPNVPQMGAVWGPWSGAVAQSVQKPNQNYAQILDKAVQEINGNIK; this is encoded by the coding sequence ATGAAAAAAGCCCTGACCATCCTGTCCCTTGCCCTGCTGGGCCAAGCCAGCGCCGCGACCATCACGGTCTGGACGCACTTTGGTGACCAGGAACTCGGCTGGCTGCGTGCCCAGGCCGCCCAGTTCAAGGCCAAGACCGGCCACACGGTCAACCTCGTGTCGGTGCCTTTTGACCAGATTCCCGACAAGCTGATTCAGAGCGCCCCCAAGGGCCAGGGCCCGGACCTCGTGACCACCCTGCCCCAGGACCGCCTGGGCCAGCTGGCGGCGGCGGGCGTCATTGAGCCCATGGACAAGTACGTGACCAGCCGCACGGACTATGACCGCACCGCCCTGAACGCCATGACCTACCAGGGCAAGCTGTTCGGCATTCCCATGTTCGCCGAAGCCGTGGCCGTGCTGTACAACAAGAAGCTGGTGCCCACGGCCCCCACCACCTGGGCGCAGTTCCTGGCCACCGCCCAGAAGAACAGCGGCAACGGCAAGTTCGGGTACCTGGCGGACCTGAGCAACGCCTACATGCAGTACGGGATCATCAGCGCCTACGGCGGCTACGTGTTCAAGAACAACGGCGGCACCCTGAACGTCAAGGATGTGGGTCTGTCCAACGCGGGCGCCGACAAGGCCAGCGCCTTCCTGAACGACCTGCGCTACAAGTACAACCTCGTGCCCGAGGGCGTGGATGGCGGCGCCGCCAAGAGCGCCTTCGTGGACGGCCGTCTGGCGATGTACCTCACTGGCCCCTGGGACATGGGCGACATCAAGAAGGCCGGCATTGACTACGGCATCATGAACTTCCCCACCCCTCCCGGCGCCACCGGCAAGTGGAGCCCCTTCGTGGGCGTGCAGGGCACCATGATGAACGCCTACAGCAAGCAGAAGGCGGTGGCCGCGCAGTTTGCCAAGCAGATTTCGGGCAGCGACGCGCAGGTGGCCTTTAACAAGGCCGGCGGGCGCATTCCCGTGAGCCTCTCGGCCCGCACCAAGCTGAAGGCCGACCCCGTGGTGGTGGGCTTTGGCCGCGCCATCAGCGCCGGGACCCCCATGCCCAACGTGCCCCAGATGGGCGCCGTGTGGGGCCCCTGGAGCGGCGCGGTGGCCCAGAGCGTGCAAAAGCCCAACCAGAACTACGCGCAGATCCTGGATAAGGCTGTGCAGGAAATCAACGGCAACATCAAGTAA
- a CDS encoding alanyl-tRNA editing protein: MTRPLYHDSTLFTFAAQVAQVQGSEVALDATALYPEAGGQAADTGTLRWPGGEARVLGGRKDKATGLIWHPLAGDVPPVGAAVQGEVDQARRWRHMQRHSGEHLLAQAFLRVNPAFTVAAVNMAGPECTLDLHGDPAERHIRAAETLLRETLGRTELTLETPVVPEGDLNRYPLRRETAVRGEVRLVIFRDAQGQPFDVSACGGTHVPRASMAAPVAVLRHERIKGGVTRVTFMAGEEASAHLGDVYAQARALAQGFSVPVERLPERVQALREQAGALQAELAALHAAQAHTLRDAAPAEPRGDLTLRVVSLPSPAGLLAALGDLPLGHVVLATTPEGRCGVGSAAPGVDASALLRAALAVAGGKGGGRADLAQGSTPDPAAFLDAARALLPS; the protein is encoded by the coding sequence ATGACCCGCCCCCTTTACCACGACAGCACGCTGTTCACGTTCGCGGCCCAGGTGGCGCAGGTGCAGGGATCAGAGGTGGCCCTGGACGCCACCGCCCTCTACCCCGAAGCCGGTGGGCAGGCGGCCGATACTGGCACCCTGCGCTGGCCCGGGGGCGAGGCCCGGGTGCTGGGGGGCCGCAAGGACAAGGCCACCGGGCTGATTTGGCACCCACTGGCCGGTGACGTGCCGCCCGTGGGCGCGGCCGTGCAGGGCGAGGTGGACCAGGCGCGGCGCTGGCGCCATATGCAGCGCCACAGCGGCGAGCACCTGCTGGCCCAGGCGTTCTTGCGCGTGAACCCGGCCTTTACCGTGGCGGCCGTGAACATGGCGGGCCCCGAATGCACCCTGGACCTGCACGGCGACCCGGCCGAGCGCCACATCCGCGCCGCCGAGACCCTGCTGCGCGAAACCCTGGGCCGCACCGAACTGACCCTGGAAACGCCCGTGGTGCCCGAGGGTGACCTGAACCGTTACCCCCTGCGCCGCGAGACGGCGGTGCGCGGTGAGGTGCGCCTCGTGATCTTCCGTGACGCCCAGGGTCAACCCTTTGACGTGAGTGCCTGCGGCGGCACCCATGTGCCCCGCGCCAGCATGGCGGCCCCCGTGGCCGTGCTGCGCCACGAGCGCATCAAGGGCGGCGTGACGCGCGTGACCTTCATGGCGGGTGAGGAGGCCAGCGCCCACCTGGGGGACGTGTATGCCCAGGCCCGCGCGCTGGCGCAGGGCTTCAGCGTGCCGGTGGAGCGCCTGCCAGAGCGTGTGCAGGCCCTGCGTGAACAGGCCGGGGCGCTGCAGGCTGAACTGGCCGCCCTGCACGCTGCCCAGGCCCATACCCTGCGGGACGCGGCGCCAGCGGAACCTCGTGGCGACTTGACCCTTCGCGTGGTGAGCCTGCCCAGCCCGGCGGGTTTGCTGGCCGCCCTGGGCGACCTGCCGCTCGGCCACGTGGTGCTGGCAACCACCCCAGAGGGCCGCTGCGGCGTGGGCAGCGCCGCGCCTGGGGTGGACGCCTCGGCGCTGCTGCGCGCGGCGCTGGCGGTGGCCGGGGGCAAGGGCGGTGGCCGGGCCGATCTGGCGCAGGGCAGCACGCCGGACCCAGCGGCCTTTCTGGACGCGGCGCGCGCCCTCCTGCCCAGCTGA
- a CDS encoding sugar ABC transporter permease — MTSVPGPSSSGSSSLPPGGYVHREPGPLRRALPWLVLAAILLGLGYLGSILVESLQDKQKSFSIYFVERGWVRFLLFLLAATGLLAFTSFLGQRLGMARTGRRISYWAVLGTQLTHLFLMLVVLVAIYPLVYVLIAAFDPRNSLFAFPDFENPNILYRSGLLPNLQVLSYENFRKLFEGFTVPLWQLVLAVLGGAAGAALLLMKGVSKLSGRPEGLRTPMRWAGWLLLGALALIVVFMTPAQFTGQTNESKFVLSVRNTLLVSGITGLMAIILSTTAGYAMARLRFAGRFQTLLFFIFIQMFPVFLALVAVYKMLTDLGLANTFTGLILAYSGGAIAFNTWIFKGYVESLPESLEEAAMVDGATRWQTFLRVVLPLSGGMMVFIFLNQFIGTYAEFILANVLLTGVEQWTVGVMLRSFTTGQFSTKWGVFAAAATLGALPIIALFYAFQNFFVGGAVAGGVKE, encoded by the coding sequence ATGACCTCTGTGCCTGGTCCCTCTTCTTCAGGGTCGTCCTCGCTGCCGCCGGGCGGCTACGTGCACCGCGAGCCGGGGCCCCTGCGCCGCGCGCTGCCCTGGCTGGTGCTGGCCGCCATCCTGCTGGGCCTGGGCTACCTGGGCTCTATTCTGGTAGAGAGCCTACAGGACAAGCAGAAAAGCTTTTCTATCTATTTCGTGGAGCGCGGCTGGGTGCGCTTCCTGCTGTTCCTGCTGGCGGCCACGGGCCTGCTGGCGTTCACCAGTTTTCTGGGCCAGCGCCTGGGCATGGCGCGCACCGGGCGGCGCATCAGCTACTGGGCGGTGCTGGGCACGCAGCTGACCCACCTGTTCCTGATGCTGGTGGTGCTGGTGGCCATCTATCCCCTGGTGTACGTGCTGATCGCGGCCTTTGATCCGCGCAACAGCCTCTTTGCCTTCCCGGACTTCGAAAACCCCAACATCCTGTACCGCTCGGGCCTCCTGCCCAACCTGCAGGTCCTGAGCTACGAGAACTTCCGCAAGCTGTTTGAAGGCTTCACCGTGCCGCTGTGGCAACTGGTGCTGGCCGTGCTGGGCGGGGCCGCCGGCGCCGCGCTGCTGCTGATGAAAGGCGTGAGCAAGCTCTCCGGCCGCCCCGAGGGTCTGCGCACGCCCATGCGCTGGGCCGGCTGGCTGCTGCTGGGCGCCCTGGCCCTGATCGTGGTGTTCATGACCCCGGCGCAGTTCACAGGCCAGACCAACGAGAGCAAGTTCGTGCTCTCGGTGCGGAACACGCTGCTGGTGTCGGGGATTACCGGCCTCATGGCGATCATCCTGTCCACCACGGCGGGCTACGCCATGGCCCGGCTGCGCTTCGCCGGCCGCTTTCAGACACTGCTGTTCTTCATCTTTATCCAGATGTTCCCGGTGTTTCTGGCGCTGGTGGCGGTGTACAAGATGCTCACCGACCTGGGGCTGGCGAACACCTTCACGGGCCTGATCCTGGCGTATTCCGGCGGGGCCATCGCCTTTAACACCTGGATTTTCAAGGGCTACGTGGAAAGCCTGCCCGAATCGCTGGAGGAAGCCGCCATGGTGGACGGCGCCACCCGCTGGCAGACCTTCCTGCGCGTGGTGCTGCCCCTTTCAGGCGGGATGATGGTGTTCATCTTCCTGAACCAGTTCATTGGCACCTACGCCGAGTTCATCCTGGCGAACGTGCTGCTGACTGGCGTGGAGCAGTGGACAGTGGGCGTGATGCTGCGCTCGTTCACCACCGGGCAGTTCAGCACCAAGTGGGGCGTGTTCGCGGCTGCCGCCACCCTGGGCGCATTGCCGATCATTGCGCTGTTCTACGCCTTCCAGAACTTCTTCGTGGGCGGCGCTGTGGCAGGCGGTGTGAAAGAGTAA
- a CDS encoding RsmB/NOP family class I SAM-dependent RNA methyltransferase, with protein sequence MTHTPPALRDRPGPHNPARELAVRVLIRVLAGEAFAAPALDAALQQARLPGRDAGLATHIVYGTLRRVLSLQAALSPLLRGPTHPKTRALLLAGAFEKLYLGTPVHAVVSDYVNLARAARLAPPGLVNAVLRRVTLDGVAAGPEAEVPAWLAELYRRAYGDAAERVLADLLEPQPLWLSLSDEGVRALESEGSVVKGGPQGVDRVSLERPLRQTAAYSRGQAQPINPASLACVDALGDVAGARVLDLAGGAGVKAAMLATRGAKVTSVDLVGAKHEAARANLRRLGLKADFLTHDLTRPLAVDPAPFVLLDAPCTGSGTLRSHPEIKLRLTPDAVDEMARLQGQMLPNAAALVAPGGTLVYSVCSVTPQEGPEVVARFLETQPGFAAESVPGLEVPHVPAGPGVLTVPEGGIDGFFIARLRRQA encoded by the coding sequence ATGACCCACACGCCCCCTGCCCTTCGTGATCGTCCCGGCCCCCATAACCCGGCCCGGGAATTGGCGGTGCGCGTACTGATCCGGGTGCTGGCTGGCGAGGCCTTTGCGGCGCCCGCACTGGACGCCGCGCTGCAGCAGGCCCGGTTGCCGGGGCGCGACGCGGGGCTGGCCACCCACATCGTGTACGGCACCCTGCGGCGGGTGCTGAGCCTGCAGGCGGCCCTGTCGCCGCTGCTGCGCGGCCCCACCCACCCCAAAACGCGCGCCCTGCTGCTGGCCGGCGCCTTTGAAAAGCTGTACCTGGGCACCCCGGTGCACGCAGTGGTCAGTGACTACGTGAATCTGGCGCGGGCGGCGCGGCTGGCGCCCCCCGGGCTGGTGAACGCTGTGCTGCGCCGCGTGACCCTGGACGGCGTGGCCGCAGGGCCCGAGGCCGAGGTGCCGGCGTGGCTGGCCGAGCTGTACCGCCGCGCCTACGGTGACGCCGCCGAGCGGGTGCTGGCCGACCTGCTGGAACCGCAGCCGCTGTGGCTGAGCCTGTCGGATGAGGGGGTGCGGGCCCTGGAAAGCGAAGGCAGCGTGGTGAAGGGTGGCCCCCAGGGCGTGGACCGGGTGAGCCTGGAGCGCCCGCTGCGCCAGACGGCCGCCTACAGCCGGGGGCAGGCCCAACCCATCAACCCCGCCAGCCTGGCGTGCGTGGACGCCCTGGGCGACGTGGCCGGCGCGCGGGTGCTGGACCTGGCGGGGGGCGCAGGCGTGAAGGCCGCCATGCTGGCGACACGCGGGGCGAAGGTGACCAGTGTGGACCTCGTGGGGGCCAAACACGAGGCTGCCCGCGCCAACCTGCGCCGCCTGGGCCTGAAGGCCGACTTTCTGACCCACGACCTGACCCGGCCGCTGGCTGTGGACCCCGCGCCCTTCGTGCTGCTGGACGCCCCCTGCACCGGCAGCGGCACCCTGCGCAGCCACCCGGAAATCAAACTGCGCCTGACGCCGGACGCCGTGGACGAGATGGCGCGCCTCCAGGGCCAGATGCTGCCCAACGCCGCCGCCCTGGTGGCGCCGGGCGGCACGCTGGTGTATTCGGTATGCAGCGTGACCCCGCAGGAGGGGCCAGAGGTGGTGGCCCGCTTTCTGGAGACCCAGCCGGGGTTTGCGGCGGAATCCGTGCCGGGGCTGGAGGTCCCCCATGTCCCCGCCGGCCCTGGCGTCCTGACTGTGCCGGAAGGAGGCATTGACGGCTTTTTTATCGCCCGGCTGCGGCGGCAGGCGTAA
- a CDS encoding alginate biosynthesis protein AlgP, whose translation MTNESTGGVSKRSLLLLGGLAALALNKDTRRALVHGSRSAWSGTQDTVTGTLAPALLGAAHSAKEVAVHTASTLREEGVPKAGALLSQVAHVAGELVGQAQERALHLAGEAGQATAHVAARGGERAKQVLHVAQAGVGHTVADAQGAGRELLASVHDRVGHVLHEAADGHEARKRRAERTLRQARREALRDLQSGKKALKARQLEKAVAKRMAPLEKQLTRELRLLEKQRQRARRDDKRGSGLGSGVTALVLLGTGAVVLARVPAARQGILNAVEGYSPEAAQSLRQAGRNARNLIGTMWLERIEEEKATPAPGAARPTQAATTGATWGGAVAPDSPAAAKTAAETEKTEAKVTDPNAEAAKAKSDAPKADTKGGKSAGATN comes from the coding sequence ATGACCAATGAATCCACGGGCGGCGTGAGCAAGCGCAGCCTGCTGCTGCTGGGGGGCCTGGCCGCCCTGGCCCTGAACAAGGACACCCGCCGCGCCCTGGTGCACGGCAGCCGCTCAGCCTGGAGCGGCACCCAGGACACCGTCACGGGCACCCTGGCCCCTGCCCTGCTGGGCGCGGCGCACTCGGCCAAGGAAGTGGCGGTGCATACGGCGTCCACCCTGCGCGAGGAAGGTGTGCCCAAGGCCGGCGCCCTGCTGAGCCAGGTGGCGCATGTGGCGGGTGAACTGGTGGGCCAGGCCCAGGAGCGCGCCCTGCACCTTGCGGGTGAGGCCGGGCAGGCCACCGCCCACGTCGCCGCACGCGGCGGCGAGCGTGCCAAGCAGGTGCTGCATGTGGCGCAGGCGGGCGTGGGCCACACTGTGGCCGATGCTCAGGGGGCCGGGCGCGAACTGCTGGCCAGCGTGCATGACCGCGTGGGCCATGTGCTGCACGAAGCCGCCGACGGCCACGAGGCCCGCAAGCGCCGCGCCGAGCGCACGCTGCGCCAGGCCCGCCGCGAGGCCCTGCGCGACCTGCAAAGTGGTAAGAAGGCCCTGAAGGCCCGCCAGCTGGAAAAGGCCGTGGCCAAGCGCATGGCCCCGCTGGAAAAACAGCTGACGCGCGAACTGCGCCTGCTGGAAAAGCAGCGCCAGCGCGCCCGCCGCGACGACAAGCGCGGCTCGGGGCTGGGCAGCGGCGTGACGGCCCTGGTGCTGCTGGGCACGGGCGCCGTGGTGCTGGCCCGCGTGCCGGCCGCCCGTCAGGGCATCCTGAACGCCGTGGAGGGCTACAGCCCCGAAGCCGCGCAGTCGCTGCGCCAGGCCGGCCGCAACGCCCGCAACCTGATTGGCACCATGTGGCTGGAGCGCATTGAGGAAGAAAAGGCCACCCCGGCCCCCGGTGCGGCGCGCCCCACCCAGGCGGCCACCACGGGCGCCACCTGGGGCGGCGCCGTGGCCCCGGACTCGCCCGCTGCCGCCAAGACAGCCGCCGAAACGGAAAAGACCGAGGCCAAGGTCACCGACCCCAACGCCGAAGCCGCCAAGGCCAAGAGCGACGCCCCCAAGGCGGACACCAAGGGCGGCAAATCGGCGGGCGCGACCAACTGA
- the deoD gene encoding purine-nucleoside phosphorylase → MSLHLNAEPGQIAETVLLPGDPLRAKHIAETFFDNPVLHNTVRGMHGYTGTYKGKRVSVQGTGMGIASSMIYVHELITGYGCKQLIRVGTAGSYQEHVHVRDIVLAQAACTDSNINNIRFGHKNFAPIADFELLLRAYQIARERGHATHVGNIMSSDTFYQDQFEQYQQWAQFGVLAVEMEAAGLYTLAAKHGVKALTVLTISDHLVTHEETTAEERQLTFNAMIEVALDAALGE, encoded by the coding sequence ATGAGTCTTCACCTGAACGCCGAACCCGGCCAGATTGCCGAAACCGTCCTGCTGCCGGGCGACCCCCTGCGCGCCAAGCACATTGCCGAAACCTTTTTCGACAACCCTGTGCTGCACAACACCGTGCGCGGCATGCACGGTTACACCGGCACCTACAAGGGCAAGCGCGTCTCTGTGCAGGGCACCGGCATGGGCATTGCTTCCAGCATGATCTACGTGCACGAACTGATCACCGGTTACGGCTGCAAGCAGCTGATCCGCGTGGGCACGGCGGGCAGCTACCAGGAGCATGTGCATGTGCGCGACATCGTGCTGGCGCAGGCGGCCTGCACCGACAGCAACATCAACAACATCCGCTTTGGGCACAAGAACTTCGCGCCCATCGCCGACTTTGAACTGCTGCTGCGCGCCTACCAGATTGCCCGCGAGCGCGGCCACGCCACCCATGTGGGCAACATCATGAGCAGCGACACCTTCTACCAGGACCAGTTCGAGCAGTACCAGCAGTGGGCGCAGTTCGGCGTGCTGGCCGTGGAGATGGAAGCGGCGGGCCTGTACACCCTGGCCGCCAAGCACGGCGTAAAGGCCCTGACGGTGCTCACCATCAGCGACCACCTCGTCACCCACGAGGAAACCACCGCCGAGGAACGCCAGCTCACCTTCAACGCCATGATTGAAGTTGCGCTGGACGCCGCGCTGGGCGAGTAA